The DNA sequence GATATAACTAATTGCCAAGTTCATTAAAGCCTCGGAATTCTCAGGATGCAACTCCAAGCATTTTTCCAATGCAGAAATACCAGCTATTTCCTTTTCATTTTGTGTTTGAACTTCTCCTAGCTTCAACCAGGCATCAACATggttttcatttctttgGATTGCAGCCTCAAACGCCAAAGCAGCTTCAGACAACTTTGCTCCATTCTCCATCAATTGCAAACCAATCTCATACGGGTCTTGGTCTTTTGGCAAATCCAAAAACTGGTTACTTTGTTTATCTTCAAATTGGTAGTCGCCAAAGTGTGCACGCGTAGAGGCATACTTGGCAAAATCTTTCTCCCATTGATTCATATCAGCGGGATACCCATCTTTCTGAGTTCTCTTGAAATCTTCATATTGCTGATTGATAAAGTCGTTTTCAAAAGCTTCTGAATTCAAACTGTCCCACACTTCTTGGAAAGTGGCCTGGTACTtgtcatcaacaacaatttcagGAGACTGCTCTCTCTGGATTTCCTCAACCTCCTCAGCTTTGTTTGTCAACTCCTCTATCTCCTTAAACTGATTTTCCCAATCCACTTGCTGCTCTTGATTCTGTGTTTGGGcatgttgttgctgctgctgtgGTTGCAGTTGGTACGCCATAGACATTCCCATCATTGGACGATATCCACCAAGACGAGGACCAAATTGACCTGGTCTCTGAttatgttgttgtggttgcgTGGTGGAAGATACTTGACTAAACTCATTTGCCCACTGGGCATTTACAGGACTCCCAGTTTTTGCTATTGGGGTTGCAATCTGAGCAGATGGGGATTGTGCAACAAAGTCTTGTGACCAGTTATTTTGCTGTTGGTGAATGGGATTGGGTTGGTTTTGAATCGCATTTAATTCATGTCTCATAGGTTGGAACTGGAATGAGTTCTGTGGTGCACCATTATTCATAAATTGGTCCAAGTTAGCTCTATCCCTAACGTTCATTAAATTATCCTTTTTGAACCCTTGATTCTGGGCCAAGTTTCCATGTTGGTTTGCcacttgttgttgcaacGATCTATCTTGTTGGGCATGCTTATTAAATTGAGCAACGGCATTTCCGTTGACTGAACATTCTGATCCTCCACCAACAAACGACATGCTTtaaagatgaaaaaaaaaaaatttaataaaatttcggaaaaccaaaaaaaaaaaaagaaggcACTGAAAATTATTGTCCAGACCAATCCAATTTATATGACCgtcatttatatttttcttttttttccccaCCAAGAAATGGAAGAACTGAAATCTAATCACATGCCGAGGTGAGGAGACCAAACATATTGTCAATACACGACTTTTGGTTTTActaacaaaatcaatatattgCAAAACTACAAAAAATACTATTACTAATGTTCTGTTTTGGCAACATTTGGCAACtcttttaatgattttctAATACTGTCAACACCTTTCAACAAGTCTTCCTCGGAAATGACCAAAGGAGGAGCTAATCGGATGATATTGTCATGAGTTGGTTTGGCCAAAACACCGtgatttttcattaacaaACACAAGTCCCAGGCAGTTCTGCCATTGGTCTTTGATTCGTCTATAACAATGGCGGATAATAACCCTTTGCCTCTTACTTCGCTAATCATTCCATTGCTTTCCTTTTGCAACTCTTCTAATTTTTCTCTCAATAATGTACCTAATTTTTGTGCTCTTTCAACCAAATTCTCATCCCTAACAACATCCAAAGCAGCAATAGCAACTCTACATGCCAATGGATTACCACCGTAAGTAGATCCATGTGACCCTGGCTCTAAAGTCAACATTACTTCTTTCGACGATAAAACCGCAGACACTGGCATAACCCCTCCAGAAATAGCCTTTCCTAACAAGACAATATCTGGTTTGACACCTTTGGAATGTTCATAGCACAACATTTTACCAGTTCTGGCAATACCAGTTTGGATCTCGTcacaaatcaacaaaacgTTATGCTTCTTACACAATTCTTGAACTCTTGGCAAGTAGTCTTCTGGAGGAACAACAATACCAGCTTCACCTTGAATAGGCTCTAATAAAATAGCAGCAATCTTATCACCAGCATTGGCAAATGCTTTCTCGACATCTTCAATAACCCCATATCTCAACAAAGTGCCCTCTGGTTCACCAGGAATTTGAGGACCAACACCTTTCAAGTAAGGACCAAAGTTGGTCGTGGCATCAGGGTCAGTGGACATGGAAATAACTCCCAATGTTCTACCATGGAAATTGTTGACAGCAGACAAAATTATAGCCTCGCCACTTGGAATGCCTTTCTTGTCGTAACCCCATTTTCTTGCCAACTTCAAACCAGTCTCAACTGCTTCAGCACCAGTATTCATTGGCAACACCATCTCATAGTTAAAGTACTCGGTAATGTACTTGGCATAGACTCCAAACACATCAGACGAAAATGCACGAGAACACAATGTCAATTTCGAGGCTTGATCAACCAATGCAGCAACAATCTTGGGATGACAATGACCTTGGTTAACAGCAGAATATGCAGACAAAAAGTCCAAATACTCTTTCCCTTCAGGATCCCAGACATGAGCACCTTCAGCTTTCGAAAAAACTACTGGTAATGGATGGTAGTTGTGAGCAGAATATTTTGTTTCGTATTCACGAGCAGTTTCAGAAGAAACCTTGAAATCTGGTGTTGAAGACATTATAACTAACACGATTATTAAAGGAAGAcctagaaaaaaaaatttcaaaaattaacAATGGAATTGGTTGTCTCTTTTATACATCAGGTAGGTGTTTCCCCATTGCCCagatttggatttgaatttttcactCTTCTGGAACCATTTGATCTCTAAGAGCAAGAGAATGCGAATTGTTCATTATGCACGACTTGCACCTCACCTGTTCggcaaattgaaaatggaagaagaagaagggggggagaagaaaaactaaaaaaaaaaaagtgtgTCCAGTTGTCAATCCCTATTTTGTACAACCACTTTCTTTATCGCAATTATAGTTATCAAGTATAAATATATCCATCATGATGCAACCAAGAGTTAAAAGACATATGCAAAATGCTATTCAACCAGTTGAAAACATAAACGAAGATGCTGCTTCTTTGCCATCCGTTGCCATGAGAATCAGAAAAGCAGTTAGTGAAGGGTACAAGTTGCCAGGTGATAATACCCAACAATTTGGTGGTAGCTTTCAACGAGTTCCTTTGCCAAGTGGTTTGACGGCTCCACCAGACTTGGTTAATGGCGAATCAACAAGAACTGTTTCGAATCTCGAAGAGTGGGATAGCTATTACAAGATTCAAAATGCTCCTTTACAAACATTATCAGAAGGCAACAACTACTTGAAGAGAAAATTCGAAGACGACCACGATTTGGATCTCAGTCAGTATCAAGCAAAATATGgtgatttgaaattcaatGAAGAGTTTTAAGAAAGTATTAGCCTATTGCGGCCCTAGAAGTTTAGAAGGTTTATTTCGTATTcgtttgatttgttttgatttgttttagTACCTGTTTAGTGGGAAATTGTCTGGTATAAATGTACAATTTTCATTATGCTTGATAATATTCGTTGTAGACGAAACTCTGTGCATCAAGATCTGTcagttctttttttctgtttttttttttttttttttttgattcgTTTAGTTTTCTCACAccttttttcttcacaCATAGACTGCCCCGACCCCGACTAACGATTTCAGAAATGTTGCTATGGAGAAACTTGGTGTATAACATTGCCCTACCGTTCAAGAACCTCAATAAGGAAGATAGAATCATTCAACTATGTCGTTTGTTCACATGTGTTTTAGCAATAGTGTGTTGTTTGGTATGCATAGTTGCACCAAGAGTCACCAATACAACTTACGCAGCACGTATAAATTGTGCCCATTTGGATGTGGCTAATGGGCTATATGAGTCCTTGAGAAACTCAGTGACCCAAGTCTTTAGTCCTGCGATTTTCAACGATCAGATGAGTGGAACAGGGAATTCGTTGACAAATAGTGAAATCAGATTGATTACCGAGTATGCTGAGACACAAGTGGCAGGTAGTCCACAGTACTGCATTTCTTCATTGTGGACTTGGTGCTACGGTAATTATGAAACATATACGGTAGTAGATAAGCATGGGAAGGTTCttacaaagaagaaaaacgAAGTCTTGACATGCACTGATAAAAGCTCCTACGTGTTTGattatatcaatcaattggaatCCATTGGCTTGGAGATTATATTAGCTTATGCCTATCAAAGCTCAACGTTTGCCACAACACTGTATGAAAAGCTAGTCAGTTCAAGAAACGCAAAGTTCCAATTTGCCTTTAATGGGATCATTTTTACTTGCTGTGCACAATTTGTGATTTTGCTATgtatttttgttatttacTCAAACCGTGGCTCGTCAAGAGATTTATCGAAAATCCCTGCCTTGGTTTTACACGTCGTGACGTTGATTTCATTGGCTTCCTCCCTCAGTATAATTATTGGACTGGCAATGATTACAAACTTGTTTATTATCACCAGAAATGAGATTAAGAGTAAATTGGGCGATTTTGGAGTAACATTTCATATGGGTTCCAAATGGTTTCTGTTTTTATCACTTTCAGCAGTATTTGCAACATTGTCACTGGTTTCATGGGTTTTCCCTATGTGGTGTGCCAATCCCCTGATTAGTCTCACTGATCGAGATGACGAAGCGTCCTTTTATGAAGTGCccacaagaagaaataacATGGAAGAATTTAGCAGGCAAGCTGATTTCCAGACGAGGAGGTTTAAATCTTCTGAACACAATGGTGGGCATGGCAGAACCAAGATAGGTAATATATTCCATAATCCTCGTCATGCCGTTCACCAGGACGACCACCACGAGGAAGAAATGAGAAAGCTAGGTGAAtctttatcaaaaaaatcatcgGTAAGAAGAACAAAGTCCTTGGGAGCTAGAAAGGCGGAACTCGAAGAGCAGGGTATCTTGCTAGATAATTTTGCATTCAAGGAAGATTATCCAACTATACAAGAAGAGACATACGATGGATATTCGAGTAGATCTGTATCTAGATCAGCTCTGGATAAAGTCACTAGAAAGGTTTCTGACAAGCGACAGCGCCATTTAATCAAGAGCCCATTTGACGAGGAAGATAAAATGGATGGCATATCACCAAGAAACTCGTATCTAGAAGATGACGAGTTGCAACTATTAGATAACCAAATgttcaatttgaaaaaatagagtatttataatagaattaattttttttttttttttccgaTAACTTATATTCTCTTTGCAACCAGAAATGAACAAAGAAGAGATTTACATAATCCGCCCTACTCGTTCCAAGCTATTGATTGTTTGGTCGGTAATTGAAGTTGGTTTTACATCACTTCTATTTGCAACgagttttttctttctttttgcaaACTCAAAAGTAATTCAAAGGGGTCCTCCTGCATTTCAATTGAGGATTCAATCTGACTCAATATTTGCCAAAAATACATTCCAGCTTATCCAACAAGGACTAAAATTTGCAACGTATTTGTCCAATGATTTGAACATTTACATTAACGAAACTATTCCAGAAACCTATCTCCAACAAATCGATTCTAATTACGACAATAGTTTGTACctgtttaatatttttggaTTCTGTCGGCTAACCCAATTTaacaaaatattgaattgttaTAATGGACAAGGAATAAACATTGCTGCATGTTTTCTTCAAGATATAGGAACGCAACTAGGAAATTTGACGAACCAGTCTGATCCAAGTAACGTTTCTGCAAAGTTAGTTTCCTTCTATTACAATTTAGTGGACCAGATTTGCAGTGACACTCAGAAAGAAATGTGTATTTTGCAAACATATAATACAATGTCAAGGATAGTTCAATATCTTGCATTTTCGTCTTTGGTGTGTTTAGCTATTACAACAGTCACTGCTTTATTTGAAATGGTTTGTTATTGTATTTTTGCAAGATCTTTGATCAGAGTGTTTTTCATTGTCAAAGTCGTTTGCATGTTGGGCTTTGTTTTCACAATGTGTATAGTATACTGTCTAATTATGGTAATGAGAAACTTTTTAACAGATTTAATAACACAGTTCCAGATTGGAACCCTTGAGTTCCCCACCATAAAATGGATAACGTGGTGTGTTTTAACATTAATGTGtctaataattgttgtGAAACGATATCTTATATACCAGTCTATTTAGTTGTTATAAACTTTCTTGAATGCTTGTTCAAAgtcattaataatatcatcaataaactCAGTACCGATAGAAACTCTAATCAAGCCCTTAGTAACACCAGAAGCCAACTTTTCTTCGTCTGATAATTGCTGATGAGTAGTGAACCATGGAGCAATAACCAATGTCTTGGAGTCACCCACATTGGCCAAGTTTGAGGCAACTTCCAAATTGTCAACCAACTTCGGGGAGGCTTCATTGAATGGGTCAGTGGACGAGTTGGAAATATCCTTGACAGTAAATGCCAAAGCACCACCAAAGTATTTAGCatcattattcaaatatttcttaCTCAATTCGTGAGATTCGTGAGATGGCAATCCCAAATAAGACACCGACTCGACATTTGGGTTTTTCTCTAACCATTGGGCCAATTTCAAGGCGTTTTCTGATTGTCTTTCAACTCTTAACGATAAAGTTTCCAAACCTTGTAACAACAAAAAGGATCCAAATGGATTCAAAGCTGGACCCAAGTCTCtcaacaattcaattcttaaGTGACCAATGTATGCTGCCTTGCCCAAAGCATCACTCAAGACCAACCCGTGGTAACCTTCTGATGGTTTGGAGAATTGAGGGTATTTTTCTGGGTACTCGGTCCATGGGAAGTTACCAGAGTCAACAATAACACCGGCAATTGTAGTACCATGACCACCAATCCATTTAGTAGCAGAATGGACAACAATATCAGCACCGTGGGCAATTGGGTTAACTAAAAATCCACCTGCACCAAAAGTGTTGTCGACAACAACAGGAATACCGTGCTCATGAGCCAATTTagtgattttttcaaaatctggAACATTATATTTAGGGTTTCCAATGGTTTCAAGATAAATAGCTTTTGTCTTGTCGTCGATCAATTTGGCAAAATCTTCAGCAGCATCACCATTAACAAATTTGGTTTCAATCCCCAAACGTTTGAAGGCGACtttgaattgattataagTACCACCATACAAATAGGAGGTACTTATAATGTTATCACCAGCATGAGCCAACCCAGCAATTGCCAAAAATTGG is a window from the Candida dubliniensis CD36 chromosome 4, complete sequence genome containing:
- a CDS encoding L-ornithine transaminase, putative (Similar to S. cerevisiae CAR2); amino-acid sequence: MSSTPDFKVSSETAREYETKYSAHNYHPLPVVFSKAEGAHVWDPEGKEYLDFLSAYSAVNQGHCHPKIVAALVDQASKLTLCSRAFSSDVFGVYAKYITEYFNYEMVLPMNTGAEAVETGLKLARKWGYDKKGIPSGEAIILSAVNNFHGRTLGVISMSTDPDATTNFGPYLKGVGPQIPGEPEGTLLRYGVIEDVEKAFANAGDKIAAILLEPIQGEAGIVVPPEDYLPRVQELCKKHNVLLICDEIQTGIARTGKMLCYEHSKGVKPDIVLLGKAISGGVMPVSAVLSSKEVMLTLEPGSHGSTYGGNPLACRVAIAALDVVRDENLVERAQKLGTLLREKLEELQKESNGMISEVRGKGLLSAIVIDESKTNGRTAWDLCLLMKNHGVLAKPTHDNIIRLAPPLVISEEDLLKGVDSIRKSLKELPNVAKTEH
- the MET15 gene encoding o-acetylhomoserine o-acetylserine sulphydrylase, putative, which codes for MPSHFDTLQLHAGQPVEKPHQPRAPPIYATTSYVFNDSKHGAQLFGLETPGYIYSRIMNPTNDVFEQRIAALEGGIGALATSSGQSAQFLAIAGLAHAGDNIISTSYLYGGTYNQFKVAFKRLGIETKFVNGDAAEDFAKLIDDKTKAIYLETIGNPKYNVPDFEKITKLAHEHGIPVVVDNTFGAGGFLVNPIAHGADIVVHSATKWIGGHGTTIAGVIVDSGNFPWTEYPEKYPQFSKPSEGYHGLVLSDALGKAAYIGHLRIELLRDLGPALNPFGSFLLLQGLETLSLRVERQSENALKLAQWLEKNPNVESVSYLGLPSHESHELSKKYLNNDAKYFGGALAFTVKDISNSSTDPFNEASPKLVDNLEVASNLANVGDSKTLVIAPWFTTHQQLSDEEKLASGVTKGLIRVSIGTEFIDDIINDFEQAFKKVYNN
- a CDS encoding extracellular matrix protein, putative (Similar to S. cerevisiae ECM7), producing MLLWRNLVYNIALPFKNLNKEDRIIQLCRLFTCVLAIVCCLVCIVAPRVTNTTYAARINCAHLDVANGLYESLRNSVTQVFSPAIFNDQMSGTGNSLTNSEIRLITEYAETQVAGSPQYCISSLWTWCYGNYETYTVVDKHGKVLTKKKNEVLTCTDKSSYVFDYINQLESIGLEIILAYAYQSSTFATTSYEKLVSSRNAKFQFAFNGIIFTCCAQFVILLCIFVIYSNRGSSRDLSKIPALVLHVVTLISLASSLSIIIGSAMITNLFIITRNEIKSKLGDFGVTFHMGSKWFSFLSLSAVFATLSSVSWVFPMWCANPSISLTDRDDEASFYEVPTRRNNMEEFSRQADFQTRRFKSSEHNGGHGRTKIGNIFHNPRHAVHQDDHHEEEMRKLGESLSKKSSVRRTKSLGARKAELEEQGILLDNFAFKEDYPTIQEETYDGYSSRSVSRSASDKVTRKVSDKRQRHLIKSPFDEEDKMDGISPRNSYLEDDELQLLDNQMFNLKK
- a CDS encoding peroxin, putative (Similar to S. cerevisiae PEX5), with translation MSFVGGGSECSVNGNAVAQFNKHAQQDRSLQQQVANQHGNLAQNQGFKKDNLMNVRDRANLDQFMNNGAPQNSFQFQPMRHELNAIQNQPNPIHQQQNNWSQDFVAQSPSAQIATPIAKTGSPVNAQWANEFSQVSSTTQPQQHNQRPGQFGPRLGGYRPMMGMSMAYQSQPQQQQQHAQTQNQEQQVDWENQFKEIEELTNKAEEVEEIQREQSPEIVVDDKYQATFQEVWDSLNSEAFENDFINQQYEDFKRTQKDGYPADMNQWEKDFAKYASTRAHFGDYQFEDKQSNQFLDLPKDQDPYEIGLQLMENGAKLSEAALAFEAAIQRNENHVDAWLKLGEVQTQNEKEIAGISALEKCLELHPENSEALMNLAISYINEGYDNAAFATLERWISTKYPQIVEKARQENPTITDEDRFSLNKRVTELFLKAAQLSPNQASMDADVQMGLGVLFYANEEFDKTIDCFKAALSIRPDDAILWNRLGASLANSNRSEEAVDAYFKALQLKPTFVRARYNLGVSCINIGCYKEAAEHLLSGLSMHQVEGVDTVSTLNHNQSTSLTETLKRAFIAMERRDLLELVKPNMDLNQFRGEFSF